TTTTATTATTTTTTATGTCATACGTTGTCGTATGACTCGATATCACCACCTATGCGCCATGTTGTCAACGCGTTGTTCAGCGGCTCGCTGTGAATACGACGAACAGGGCCCAGCTGCCGTTGAATGCTCCGCTCCTGGCCAACAGGGACATGACATTGCGTTGAATCCAAAAAAACCCCCTGAATTCAGGGGGTTGTTTTCTTGGAACGTTTTGGTTCCGAGCCGACAAGCTGGATTTGTCGTCCGCGCTACAGCCTTATTCGACCGTGACCGATTTCGCCAGGTTACGCGGCTGGTCCACGTCGGTGCCCTTGAGCACGGCGACGTAGTACGACAACAACTGCAGCGGAATCGTGTAGAGAATCGGCGACAGGATGTCGTGGATGTGCGGCATGTGCACCACGTGGGTGCCTTCGCCATTGGTCATGCCGGCCTTCTCGTCGGCGAAGACAATCAACTGGCCGCCACGGGCGCGCACTTCCTGCAGGTTGGACTTGAGCTTTTCCAGCAGCTCGTTGTTCGGCGCGACGGTGACGACGGGCATGTCGTTATCCACAAGCGCCAATGGGCCGTGCTTGAGCTCACCAGCCGGGTAGGCCTCGGCGTGGATGTAGGAGATTTCCTTGAGCTTCAGGGCCCCTTCCATCGCCACCGGGAATTGCGCGCCACGGCCCAGGAACAGGGTGTGGTTTTTCTCGGCGAACAGCTCGGCGATTTTTTCCACGGTGCTGTCCATGGCCAGGGCCTCGCCCAGGCGGGTCGGCAGGCGGCGCAGTTCTTCCACCAGCTTGGCTTCGACACCCTCGGCCAACGTCCCGCGCACCTGGCCCAACGACAGGGTTAACAGCAACAGGCCGACCAATTGGGTGGTGAAAGCCTTGGTCGACGCCACGCCGATTTCGCGGCCGGCCTGGGTCAGCAGGGTCAGGTCGGATTCACGCACCAGGGAGCTGATGCCGACGTTGCAGATCGCCAGGCTGGCGAGGAACCCCAGTTCCTTGGCGTTGCGCAGGGCGGCCAGGGTGTCGGCGGTTTCGCCGGACTGGGAAATGGTGACGAACAGCGAATCGGGTTGCACCACCACTTTGCGATAGCGGAACTCGCTGGCGACTTCGACCTGGCACGGAATACCGGCCAGCTCTTCCAACCAGTAACGGGCGACCATGCCGGCGTGATAACTGGTGCCGCAAGCGACGATTTGTACGTTGCGGACCTTGGCGAACAACTCGGCCGCCTGTGGACCGAACGCCTGGACCAGCACCTGGCTCTGGCTCATGCGGCCTTCGAGGGTGCGTTGCACCACGGCCGGCTGTTCGTGGATTTCCTTAAGCATGAAGTGGCGGAACTCGCCCTTGTCGGCGGCTTCGGCGCCGTCGCGGTACTGGACGGTCTCACGCTCTACGCTTTTGCCATCGAGGTCCCAGATCTGCACGCTGTCGCGGCGAATTTCAGCGATATCGCCTTCTTCCAGGTACATGAAGCGGTCGGTCACCTGACGCAGCGCCAACTGATCGGAGGCCAGGAAGTTTTCCCCCAGGCCCAGGCCGATGACCAATGGACTGCCGCTGCGGGCCGCCACCAGGCGATCAGGTTGTTTCGCGCTGATGACCGCCAGGCCGTAGGCACCGTGCAGTTCCTTGACGGTGGCCTTGAGGGCGACGGTCAGGTCCAGCAGGTCCTTGAGCTTGTGGTTGAGCAAATGGGCGATAACTTCGGTGTCAGTGTCCGAAGTGAACACATAACCGAGCGCCTTGAGTTGTTCACGCAGGGCTTCGTGGTTTTCGATGATGCCGTTGTGCACCACCGCCAGGTCACCGGAGAAGTGCGGGTGAGCGTTACGCTCGCACGGTGCGCCATGGGTGGCCCAACGGGTGTGGGCGATGCCCAGGCGGCCGAGCAGCGGTTCGGCGTCCAGCGCCTGCTCAAGCTCGCTGACCTTGCCCGGACGACGCATGCGTTCGAGCTTCTCGTCATTGGTAAACACCGCCACACCGGCGCTGTCATAACCGCGGTACTCAAGGCGCTTGAGGCCTTCGAGCAAGATTGCTGTGATGTTGCGTTCAGCAACGGCGCCAACAATTCCACACATGCTATTTCTCCTGGCTGACAGGCGCGCAGATCACGGTGATGCCGCGGGCCTGAATCTGATCGCGGGCCTCTACGGGCAGGCGATCATCGGTAATGAGGGTATGGACGCTGCTCCACGGCAGCTCCAGGTTGGGGATCTTGCGGCCGATCTTGTCGGCCTCCACCATCACGATCACTTCCCGGGCAACCTCAGCCATCACACGGCTCAAGCCCAGCAGTTCGTTGAAGGTGGTGGTACCTCGAACCAGATCGATGCCGTCGGCGCCGATGAACAGCTGGTCGAAATCGTAGGAACGCAGAACCTGCTCGGCCACCTGGCCCTGGAACGACTCGGAGTGAGGGTCCCAGGTGCCGCCGGTCATCAGCAGCACCGGCTCGTGCTCCAGTTCGCTCAAGGCATTGGCGACATGCAGGGAATTGGTCATCACCACCAGGCCTGGCTGCTGGCCGAGTTGAGGAATCATGGCCGCCGTGGTGCTGCCGCTGTCGATGATGATGCGCGCATGTTCGCGAATTCGTTTCACGGCGGCCCGGGCAATGGCGAGCTTGTACTTGGAAACGGCCTGCCCGTTATCGGCCACCAACTCCTGCGGCATCGAGACTGCGCCACCGTAGCGACGCAGCAGCAGACCGTTGGTTTCCAGGGCGGCGAGGTCTTTGCGAATCGTAACTTCCGAGGTTTCGAAGCGCTTGGCCAACTCATCCACACTGACCTCACCCTGCTCCTGGAGCAAGGCAAGGATGTTGTGACGGCGTTGGGGCGTGTTGCGTTTCGACATGGCGGTATAAGTTTCGATTCGAAAGATAACGTAAGCAATCAAAACCTATTGAAGGGATGTCGTCAAGCCAGCAGAAGAAAAATTCAGAAACTCCCTAAATCACTGTGGGAGCGAGCCTGCTCGCGAAGCGGCCAAGTCAGGCAATGCTGCGTTACCTGATACACCGCTATCGCGAGCAAGCTCGC
The sequence above is drawn from the Pseudomonas sp. St316 genome and encodes:
- a CDS encoding DeoR family transcriptional regulator — its product is MSKRNTPQRRHNILALLQEQGEVSVDELAKRFETSEVTIRKDLAALETNGLLLRRYGGAVSMPQELVADNGQAVSKYKLAIARAAVKRIREHARIIIDSGSTTAAMIPQLGQQPGLVVMTNSLHVANALSELEHEPVLLMTGGTWDPHSESFQGQVAEQVLRSYDFDQLFIGADGIDLVRGTTTFNELLGLSRVMAEVAREVIVMVEADKIGRKIPNLELPWSSVHTLITDDRLPVEARDQIQARGITVICAPVSQEK
- the glmS gene encoding glutamine--fructose-6-phosphate transaminase (isomerizing) is translated as MCGIVGAVAERNITAILLEGLKRLEYRGYDSAGVAVFTNDEKLERMRRPGKVSELEQALDAEPLLGRLGIAHTRWATHGAPCERNAHPHFSGDLAVVHNGIIENHEALREQLKALGYVFTSDTDTEVIAHLLNHKLKDLLDLTVALKATVKELHGAYGLAVISAKQPDRLVAARSGSPLVIGLGLGENFLASDQLALRQVTDRFMYLEEGDIAEIRRDSVQIWDLDGKSVERETVQYRDGAEAADKGEFRHFMLKEIHEQPAVVQRTLEGRMSQSQVLVQAFGPQAAELFAKVRNVQIVACGTSYHAGMVARYWLEELAGIPCQVEVASEFRYRKVVVQPDSLFVTISQSGETADTLAALRNAKELGFLASLAICNVGISSLVRESDLTLLTQAGREIGVASTKAFTTQLVGLLLLTLSLGQVRGTLAEGVEAKLVEELRRLPTRLGEALAMDSTVEKIAELFAEKNHTLFLGRGAQFPVAMEGALKLKEISYIHAEAYPAGELKHGPLALVDNDMPVVTVAPNNELLEKLKSNLQEVRARGGQLIVFADEKAGMTNGEGTHVVHMPHIHDILSPILYTIPLQLLSYYVAVLKGTDVDQPRNLAKSVTVE